In the Quercus lobata isolate SW786 chromosome 5, ValleyOak3.0 Primary Assembly, whole genome shotgun sequence genome, one interval contains:
- the LOC115990683 gene encoding receptor-like protein kinase FERONIA: MRRSVETNLPCRRFSLAEIKTATNNFDDNLVIGEDRYGKKVYKGFIDDRTISVAVKRTDLMSGKNEVLFLCQLHHPNLARLIGYIFDKCEMITVYEFMVNGNLGDHIYATKRHEPLPWKQRLQICIGVARGLHYLQTGLKHCIYHRDVHPRSILLDEKWEAKLGAFEISEMGPPSLSKAQLKWNLWE; the protein is encoded by the coding sequence ATGAGAAGGTCAGTCGAAACAAACCTTCCATGCCGTCGATTTTCACTGGCTGAGATCAAGACAGCTACCAATAACTTCGATGATAATTTAGTAATTGGTGAGGATCGTTATGGGAAGAAAGTATACAAGGGGTTTATTGATGACCGTACCATAAGCGTTGCAGTAAAGCGTACGGATTTAATGTCGGGTAAGAACGAGGTGCTGTTCCTTTGCCAGTTACACCACCCCAACCTCGCCCGTCTCATCGGATATATTTTCGATAAATGCGAGATGATCACAGTCTACGAATTCATGGTGAATGGAAACCTCGGCGACCACATTTACGCCACTAAACGCCATGAACCCCTCCCGTGGAAACAAAGACTCCAGATTTGCATTGGAGTGGCGCGTGGACTGCACTACCTTCAAACTGGGCTGAAGCATTGTATTTACCACCGTGACGTGCACCCGAGAAGCATTCTTCTGGACGAGAAATGGGAGGCCAAGTTGGGAGCTTTCGAGATTTCCGAGATGGGTCCCCCTAGCTTGTCAAAGGCTCAATTAAAATGGAATTTGTGGGAGTAG